A window of the Mus pahari chromosome 1, PAHARI_EIJ_v1.1, whole genome shotgun sequence genome harbors these coding sequences:
- the LOC110327237 gene encoding olfactory receptor 498-like produces the protein MALLKDRNHTAVTEFILLGLTDDPVLRVILFTIILCFYLVTVSGNLSTILLIRVSSQLHHPMYFFLSHLAFVDIGISSSVTPNMLANFLVKQNTISYSGCSIQFTSIAFFGTVECFLLATMAYDRFVAICNPLLYSTKMSTEACIQLVIGSYTQGFLNASFFTLSFFFLFFCGPNRINHFYCDFAPLVELSCSDVTVSVIVTSISAGFITMTTVLVIAISYSCIFITIIKMRSTESRYKAFSTCTSHLTAVTLFYGTTMFIYVMPKSSYSTDQNKVLSIFYTVVIPMLNPLIYSLRNNEIKDALKRHLGKKVFSYGNLFCKTHYNNDNCPV, from the coding sequence ATGGCTCTCCTAAAGGACAGGAACCACACTGCAGTTACAGAGTTCATTTTATTGGGATTAACTGATGACCCAGTTCTTAGAGTCATCCTCTTCACCATCATCCTGTGCTTCTACCTGGTGACTGTGTCCGGGAACCTCAGCACCATCCTTCTCATCAGAgtctcttcccagctccatcacccaatgtatttttttctcagccactTGGCTTTTGTTGACATAGGCATTTCATCTTCTGTCACACCCAATATGCTTGCTAACTTCCtagtaaaacaaaatactatttcCTACAGTGGATGTTCTATACAGTTTACCTCAATTGCTTTCTTTGGGACAGTTGAATGCTTCCTTCTGGCTACCATGGCCTATGATCGCTTTGTAGCAATCTGCAACCCACTGCTTTATTCTACAAAAATGTCCACAGAAGCTTGTATCCAGTTGGTTATAGGATCATACACACAGGGTTTTCTTAATGCTTCTTTTttcactctttccttctttttcttgttcttctgtgGACCAAATAGAATTAATCACTTTTACTGTGATTTTGCTCCTTTGGTGGAACTCTCCTGTTCTGATGTCACTGTCTCTGTTATTGTTACCTCAATTTCTGCTGGCTTTATTACAATGACAACCGTGTTGGTTATAGCCATCTCTTATTCCTGTATTTTCATCACGATTATCAAGATGCGCTCCACTGAAAGTCGATACaaggccttctccacctgcacATCCCACCTCACTGCAGTCACTTTATTCTATGGAACTACTATGTTCATTTATGTGATGCCCAAGTCCAGCTACTCCACTGACCAGAACAAGGTGTTATCTATATTCTACACAGTTGTTATCCCTATGTTAAACCCCCTCATTTACAGCCTCAGGAATAATGAGATTAAGgatgctctgaagagacaccttggtaagaaagtattttcttaTGGTAACCTGTTTTGTAAAACTCACTATAATAATGACAATTGCCCAGTATGA
- the LOC110325357 gene encoding olfactory receptor 494-like: MAFLEDGNHTSVTEFILLGLTDDPVLRVILFIIILCIYLVTVFGNLSTILLIRVSSQLHHPMYFFLSHLASVDMGLSSSVTPNMLVNFLVKQNTISYIGCSIQFGSAAFFGTVECFLLAAMAYDRFVAICNPLLYSTKMSTEACIQLVVGSYIGGFLNDSSFIFSFFSCIFCGPNRINHFFCDLAPLLELSCSDVSVSVVVTSFSAGSVTVITVFVIAISYTYILITILKMRSTEGRHKAFSTCTSHLTAVTLYYGTITFIYVMPKSSYSTDQNKVVSMFYMVMIPMLNPLIYSLRNNEIKGAIKRQLGKKMFC, encoded by the coding sequence ATGGCTTTCCTGGAGGATGGGAACCACACTTCAGTGACAGAGTTCATTTTATTGGGCTTAACAGATGACCCAGTCCTCAGAGTcatcctcttcatcatcatcctGTGCATTTACCTGGTGACTGTGTTTGGAAACCTCAGCACCATCCTTCTCATCAGAGTTTCTTCCCAACTCCATCACCcgatgtatttttttctcagtcaCTTGGCTTCTGTTGACATGGGCCTTTCATCTTCTGTCACACCCAATATGCTTGTCAACTTCCTGGTAAAGCAAAATACCATCTCCTACATTGGATGTTCTATCCAGTTTGGCTCAGCTGCCTTCTTTGGGACAGttgaatgctttcttctggctgcCATGGCTTATGATCGCTTTGTAGCAATCTGCAACCCACTGCTTTATTCCACAAAAATGTCTACAGAAGCCTGCATCCAGTTGGTTGTAGGATCTTATATAGGTGGCTTTCTTAATGAttcttccttcatcttttccttcttttcttgtatCTTCTGTGGACCAAATAGGATCAATCATTTTTTCTGTGATTTGGCTCCTTTGCTGGAACTCTCCTGTTCTGATGTCAGTGTCTCTGTAGTTGTTACATCATTTTCTGCTGGTTCAGTTACTGTGATCACAGTGTTTGTCATAGCCATCTCCTATACCTACATCCTTATCACCATCCTGAAGATGCGCTCCACTGAGGGCAGACACAAGGCCTTCTCCACTTgcacctcccacctcactgcagtCACTCTTTATTATGGCACCATTACATTCATTTATGTGATGCCCAAGTCCAGCTACTCCACAGACCAGAACAAGGTGGTGTCTATGTTCTATATGGTGATGATCCCCATGTTGAACCCCCTCATCTACAGCCTCAGGAACAATGAGATTAAGGGTGCTATCAAGAGACAGCTTGGTAAGAAAATGTTCTGCTAG